Proteins encoded by one window of Roseibium sp. Sym1:
- a CDS encoding CobW family GTP-binding protein, producing the protein MAAPTPASGGSVPKGPKPPIPLSVLTGFLGSGKTTLLNRILKDPAMADTAVIINEFGEIGLDHLFVDQAGDGIVELASGCLCCTIRGDLVTTLENLLRRLDSGRTEKLSRVIIETTGLADPAPILHTVMLHPYLVMRYRLDSVITLVDAVNGLSTLENHEEARKQAAVADRIVFTKTDLLEGDAARRSFDLLKERLQQLNPGARRLDTQSSEATPDTLFNAGLYDPKSKIPDVAAWLNAEAYENRHDHHHGHGHHHDHGRDHGHDVNRHSDSIRAFTLSTDRPVSASALEMFLDLLRSAHGPKLLRVKGIVQLAEDPERPVVIHGVQHVFHPPATLEAWPDQDRHTRMVFITKDLPEGFVRKMFEAFSGALLPDTPDHQALTDNPLAVSGFTSPAR; encoded by the coding sequence ATGGCCGCGCCGACACCGGCTTCCGGGGGATCCGTGCCCAAGGGGCCGAAGCCTCCCATACCGCTTTCCGTCCTGACGGGTTTTCTCGGATCCGGCAAGACCACCCTGCTGAACCGGATCCTGAAGGACCCGGCCATGGCCGACACGGCGGTGATCATCAACGAGTTCGGCGAGATCGGGCTTGATCACCTGTTTGTCGACCAGGCCGGCGACGGTATTGTCGAGTTGGCGTCGGGCTGCCTGTGCTGCACCATTCGCGGCGATCTCGTGACCACTCTGGAAAACCTGCTGCGACGGCTCGACAGTGGCCGCACCGAAAAGCTCAGCCGGGTGATCATCGAGACCACGGGCCTTGCCGATCCCGCGCCGATCCTGCACACGGTCATGCTGCATCCCTACCTGGTGATGCGGTACCGGCTGGACAGCGTGATCACGCTGGTGGACGCCGTCAACGGCTTGTCGACACTGGAAAACCATGAGGAAGCCCGCAAGCAGGCCGCCGTGGCCGACAGGATCGTCTTCACCAAGACGGATCTTCTGGAAGGTGACGCGGCCCGGCGGTCCTTCGACCTGTTAAAGGAACGGCTTCAACAGCTCAATCCCGGAGCCAGGCGTCTGGATACGCAGTCCTCAGAGGCGACACCCGACACCCTCTTCAACGCCGGGCTATACGATCCGAAAAGCAAGATCCCGGACGTGGCTGCGTGGCTGAACGCGGAGGCCTATGAAAACCGGCACGACCATCACCACGGACACGGGCATCATCACGATCATGGTCGAGATCACGGGCACGACGTGAACCGGCACAGCGACAGCATCCGGGCGTTCACGCTGTCGACCGACCGGCCGGTCTCCGCATCGGCTCTGGAAATGTTCCTGGATCTGCTGCGCTCGGCGCACGGGCCGAAACTGCTCAGGGTCAAGGGGATCGTGCAGCTGGCCGAGGACCCGGAGCGTCCCGTCGTGATCCACGGTGTCCAGCATGTCTTCCATCCACCGGCAACCCTGGAAGCCTGGCCGGACCAGGACCGGCACACGCGCATGGTGTTCATCACGAAGGACCTACCGGAAGGATTTGTGCGCAAAATGTTCGAGGCCTTTTCGGGCGCCCTCCTGCCCGACACGCCGGACCACCAGGCGCTCACCGACAATCCGCTGGCGGTGTCGGGGTTCACCAGTCCGGCGCGGTGA
- a CDS encoding D-alanyl-D-alanine carboxypeptidase family protein, with amino-acid sequence MIASKTGRLTSVFVTLLVLVLCLSAGPARADIGAYVLIDANSGAVIEQENATRKWYPASLTKMMTAYVTLKAIREGRATLNSTVVQSKNSQAEPPSKMGFKVGTKFTVDTALKIILIKSANDVAVALGEAIAGSEAGFLAMMNAQAKQLGMTNTRFTNPHGLPDNNMVTTARDMAILAMALRRDFPEAREIYKHPGIRFGKKTLRSANREFLLRVPGANGMKTGYICNSGYNVAASVTRGGRTLIAVILGAGSGLERTAFARQLFDEGFRKRGGQNVTSLRGTSGNPPANGYCRRNRSPGAKGYMARFDMENEKKGGFLFFKANRKNDDKVDEAGFTLANGKPDWAKILDRTLGPRRIAYRPITVGLGKPTGSPVAGAAVAVSVTDVELEDVPLPVANPVRRAEIEIREKLQKTAEASGAAAIVPTEDVRPGAAASTANAAPGSIFRKGMDFTVPVPAKSPLKQ; translated from the coding sequence GTGATTGCAAGCAAGACGGGCCGTCTGACATCCGTTTTCGTGACCTTGCTCGTCCTTGTCCTGTGCCTGTCCGCGGGACCGGCCAGGGCGGATATCGGTGCCTATGTGCTGATCGACGCCAACTCGGGCGCGGTCATCGAGCAGGAAAACGCCACACGCAAATGGTATCCGGCGTCGCTGACCAAGATGATGACGGCCTATGTCACCCTGAAGGCGATCCGCGAAGGCCGCGCGACCCTGAACTCCACGGTGGTGCAATCGAAGAATTCGCAGGCTGAACCGCCCAGCAAGATGGGGTTCAAGGTCGGCACGAAATTCACGGTCGATACCGCTTTGAAGATCATCCTCATCAAGTCCGCAAACGACGTGGCCGTGGCGCTCGGCGAGGCGATCGCGGGATCGGAAGCGGGCTTTCTCGCGATGATGAACGCGCAGGCCAAGCAGCTCGGCATGACCAATACCCGGTTCACCAATCCGCACGGACTGCCCGACAACAACATGGTGACGACGGCCCGCGACATGGCCATCCTGGCGATGGCGCTCCGGCGTGACTTTCCCGAGGCCCGGGAGATCTACAAGCACCCGGGTATCCGCTTCGGCAAGAAGACGCTGCGTTCGGCCAATCGCGAGTTCCTGCTGCGCGTGCCTGGCGCCAACGGCATGAAGACCGGCTATATCTGCAATTCCGGCTACAATGTCGCGGCCAGCGTGACCCGGGGCGGGCGCACGCTGATCGCGGTCATCCTGGGGGCCGGCTCCGGTCTGGAACGCACGGCCTTCGCGCGTCAGCTGTTCGACGAGGGATTCCGCAAGCGCGGCGGCCAGAATGTCACCAGCCTGCGCGGCACGTCCGGAAACCCGCCCGCCAACGGCTATTGCCGGCGCAACCGCAGCCCGGGGGCGAAAGGCTACATGGCGCGGTTCGACATGGAAAACGAGAAGAAGGGCGGTTTCCTGTTCTTCAAGGCCAACCGGAAAAACGACGACAAGGTCGACGAAGCCGGCTTCACCCTCGCCAACGGCAAGCCGGACTGGGCCAAGATCCTTGACCGGACGCTCGGGCCGCGCCGGATTGCCTACCGACCGATAACGGTGGGACTGGGCAAGCCGACGGGATCGCCGGTTGCCGGTGCCGCGGTTGCCGTGTCCGTAACGGACGTTGAGCTTGAGGACGTGCCGCTGCCGGTGGCCAATCCCGTGCGCCGGGCAGAAATTGAGATCCGCGAGAAACTCCAGAAAACCGCGGAAGCCAGCGGTGCCGCCGCGATTGTCCCGACGGAAGACGTCCGGCCGGGTGCGGCTGCAAGCACCGCGAATGCCGCTCCCGGTTCGATTTTCCGCAAAGGGATGGATTTCACCGTACCGGTTCCCGCTAAGAGCCCTCTCAAGCAGTAG